A part of Micromonospora chersina genomic DNA contains:
- a CDS encoding Maf family protein, with protein MLTSVPLRLVLASQSPARRKLLQGAGIEPDVLVSGVDESQVVSDRAEDLCLELARLKAQAVLGRLRPNPDERTLVLGCDSVLAFDGEILGKPTDAADATRRWERMRGRSGVLHTGHCLIDVVHESRAEAVASTTVHFADISDAEIAAYVATGEPLAVAGAFTIDGLGGAFLTGIEGDPGTVVGLSLPLLRGLLAELGLNITDLWTKVAPGGQEIEHLG; from the coding sequence GTGTTGACCTCCGTGCCGCTGCGCCTCGTGCTCGCCTCGCAGAGTCCCGCCCGCCGCAAGCTGCTCCAGGGCGCCGGGATCGAACCCGACGTGCTGGTGAGCGGCGTGGACGAGTCGCAGGTGGTCAGCGATCGGGCCGAGGATCTGTGCCTGGAGCTGGCCCGGCTGAAGGCGCAGGCGGTGCTGGGCCGGCTGCGTCCCAACCCGGACGAGCGGACGCTGGTGCTGGGCTGTGATTCGGTGCTGGCGTTCGACGGGGAGATTCTCGGCAAGCCGACCGACGCGGCGGACGCCACCCGGCGGTGGGAGCGGATGCGTGGGCGCAGCGGGGTGCTGCACACCGGCCACTGTCTGATCGACGTGGTGCACGAGTCCCGCGCGGAGGCGGTGGCCTCGACGACGGTGCACTTCGCCGACATCAGCGACGCGGAGATCGCCGCGTACGTGGCGACGGGTGAGCCGCTGGCGGTTGCCGGGGCGTTCACCATCGACGGGCTGGGCGGGGCGTTCCTGACCGGCATCGAGGGCGACCCGGGCACCGTGGTGGGGCTCTCCCTGCCGCTGCTGCGCGGTCTCCTCGCCGAGTTGGGGCTGAACATCACCGACCTGTGGACGAAGGTCGCGCCCGGGGGCCAGGAGATCGAGCATCTCGGCTAA
- a CDS encoding O-methyltransferase, which yields MSTKPLPLTPELHAYLVAHGSAPDEIVRELAEETRAALPAQADMQVAPEQAAFLTFLTRLLGVRQAVEVGTFTGLSSLAIARGLAEGGRLTCFDISEEYTGVARRYWTRAGVQDRIELRIGPAAETLRQLPQERYLDLAFIDADKVGYPVYWDELVPRMRPGAVIAVDNTLRGGRVLAPQNADDRAIAAFNDEILADVRVEVVMLPIADGVTLARVL from the coding sequence ATGAGCACGAAGCCGTTGCCGCTGACCCCGGAACTGCACGCGTACCTCGTGGCGCACGGATCCGCCCCCGACGAGATCGTCCGGGAGCTGGCCGAGGAGACCCGCGCCGCCCTTCCCGCCCAGGCGGACATGCAGGTCGCGCCGGAGCAGGCCGCGTTCCTGACCTTCCTGACCCGGCTGCTCGGCGTGCGGCAGGCGGTGGAGGTGGGCACGTTCACCGGGCTCTCCTCGCTGGCCATCGCCCGGGGCCTGGCCGAGGGCGGCCGTCTGACCTGCTTCGACATCTCGGAGGAGTACACGGGCGTGGCCCGGCGCTACTGGACCCGGGCCGGCGTGCAGGACCGGATCGAGCTGCGGATCGGTCCGGCCGCGGAGACGCTGCGCCAGTTGCCGCAGGAGCGCTACCTGGACCTGGCGTTCATCGACGCCGACAAGGTCGGCTACCCGGTCTACTGGGACGAGCTGGTGCCCCGGATGCGCCCGGGCGCGGTGATCGCCGTGGACAACACGCTCCGCGGCGGTCGGGTGCTCGCCCCGCAGAACGCCGACGACCGCGCCATCGCCGCCTTCAACGACGAGATCCTCGCCGACGTCCGCGTCGAGGTCGTCATGCTGCCCATCGCCGACGGCGTGACCCTGGCCCGGGTGCTCTGA